The Sphingomonas sanxanigenens DSM 19645 = NX02 genome includes a region encoding these proteins:
- a CDS encoding helix-turn-helix domain-containing protein → MAERKIFAGHQVRRLRRGAGLTQAQLAEMLEISPSYLNLIERNQRPLTAAILLRLAARFDFDPRAFARDEPGGGADALRKRLADPLFADLSVDRTELEEWLAAAPGAAEAFARVFDRLAAGGGSVGSYDESEAVSLARREIERWRNHFADLDSAAEALADELRLMTGDLYNAVAERLRVKHQIAIRILPSDVMPDRLRRLDLHARQLQLSEMLDPASRTFQASFQLAQLEAKAEIDGLVKGAGFADPLAERLFRRHLNGYFAAALMMPYARFLRACEASGYDVELLQRRFGAGFEMVAHRLATLQRVGARGLPFFMVRIDRAGQVSKRYSGASSAALVEAAGRCPLWDVHRALERPGTIHRQLVALEDGSRWLTIARTVQPPVRSPLGIRAEFAIGLGVAAEHAAALVYARGIDLAGPDATPIGLGCRACTRPDCPQRSAAPAGRAVLMADREMGLTPFAFAGD, encoded by the coding sequence ATGGCCGAAAGAAAGATTTTCGCGGGGCATCAGGTGCGGCGGCTGCGTCGCGGGGCGGGGCTCACCCAGGCCCAGCTTGCCGAGATGCTGGAGATTTCGCCGAGCTACCTCAATCTCATCGAGCGCAACCAGCGGCCATTGACCGCGGCGATCCTGCTGCGGCTCGCCGCGCGCTTCGATTTCGATCCGCGTGCGTTCGCCAGGGATGAGCCGGGCGGCGGCGCCGATGCGCTGCGCAAGCGGCTCGCCGACCCGCTGTTCGCCGACCTCAGCGTCGATCGCACCGAGCTGGAGGAATGGCTGGCCGCGGCGCCCGGTGCCGCCGAGGCGTTCGCGCGTGTGTTCGATCGGCTGGCGGCCGGCGGCGGATCGGTTGGCAGCTATGACGAGAGCGAGGCGGTGTCGCTCGCCCGGCGCGAGATCGAGCGCTGGCGCAATCACTTCGCCGATCTCGATTCCGCCGCCGAGGCGCTGGCCGACGAACTGCGGCTCATGACGGGGGATCTCTACAACGCGGTCGCCGAGCGGCTGCGCGTGAAGCACCAGATCGCGATCCGCATCCTGCCGAGCGACGTGATGCCCGATCGCCTGCGCCGGCTGGACCTGCACGCCCGCCAGCTCCAGCTCTCCGAGATGCTCGATCCGGCCTCGCGTACGTTCCAGGCGAGCTTCCAGCTCGCGCAGCTCGAGGCCAAGGCGGAGATTGACGGGCTGGTGAAGGGCGCCGGCTTCGCCGATCCGCTCGCCGAACGGCTGTTCCGCCGCCACCTCAACGGCTATTTCGCCGCCGCGCTGATGATGCCCTATGCGCGCTTCCTGCGCGCGTGCGAGGCGAGCGGCTATGATGTCGAGCTGCTTCAGCGCCGCTTCGGCGCCGGCTTCGAGATGGTCGCGCACCGGCTGGCCACATTGCAGCGCGTCGGTGCGCGCGGACTGCCCTTCTTCATGGTCCGGATCGACCGCGCCGGGCAGGTCTCCAAGCGCTATTCGGGTGCCAGCAGCGCCGCGCTGGTCGAGGCGGCGGGGCGCTGCCCGCTGTGGGACGTGCATCGCGCGCTCGAACGGCCGGGGACGATCCATCGCCAACTCGTGGCGCTGGAGGATGGCAGCCGCTGGCTGACGATCGCGCGCACGGTGCAGCCGCCCGTGCGGTCGCCGCTTGGCATCCGGGCGGAGTTCGCGATCGGCCTCGGCGTGGCCGCCGAACATGCCGCCGCGCTCGTCTATGCGCGCGGCATCGATCTTGCCGGGCCTGATGCGACCCCGATCGGCCTCGGCTGCCGCGCCTGTACCCGTCCCGATTGCCCACAGCGCTCGGCGGCGCCGGCGGGCCGCGCGGTCCTCATGGCGGATCGCGAGATGGGCCTCACACCGTTCGCCTTTGCCGGCGATTGA
- a CDS encoding endonuclease/exonuclease/phosphatase family protein: MNAKLWLLAAVALGLGTVGRAGVDGTVAMPALDHRAPTDRIDVMTYNVGALPWPLAFGRPEALAKIADRLAALRAEGRAPDVVVLQEAFTDEARAIGARAGYRYEALGPGVGAQRPAAAPLALPGGRQFLRGETIGPVLSSGLVILSDYRITRVRSTAFPADACAGYDCLANKGALAATLAVPGVADPVEIVTTHLNSGNPSGRPEAENRLAFSAQMAALGRFVDGGRGRVRRTIQIVAGDFNMGHSPGRLALLAGYIRHWKMKPAAAMGRDKYAALCRSDEASCRGDLAIASNVPLIHSNDWQFYPSDETRLRPAAREVLFTRDPKGAKMLSDHIGFSVVYRFQ; encoded by the coding sequence ATGAACGCGAAGCTTTGGCTTCTCGCGGCAGTCGCGCTTGGGCTTGGCACCGTGGGCCGCGCCGGTGTGGATGGCACCGTCGCGATGCCGGCGCTCGACCACCGCGCACCGACCGATCGCATCGACGTCATGACCTACAATGTCGGCGCGCTGCCATGGCCGCTGGCCTTCGGCCGGCCCGAGGCGCTGGCGAAGATCGCCGATCGCCTCGCCGCGCTGCGCGCCGAGGGCCGCGCGCCCGACGTGGTGGTGCTGCAGGAGGCGTTTACCGACGAGGCGCGGGCGATCGGCGCGCGCGCCGGCTATCGCTATGAGGCCCTTGGCCCCGGCGTGGGCGCGCAGCGTCCGGCCGCGGCACCCCTCGCGCTGCCGGGCGGGCGCCAGTTCCTGCGCGGCGAGACGATCGGACCGGTGCTGTCGAGCGGGCTCGTCATCCTGTCCGACTATCGCATCACCCGGGTCAGGAGCACCGCTTTTCCGGCCGACGCCTGCGCGGGCTATGACTGTCTCGCCAACAAGGGCGCGCTCGCCGCGACCCTGGCGGTGCCGGGTGTCGCCGATCCGGTCGAGATCGTCACCACCCACCTCAACAGCGGCAACCCCTCCGGCCGGCCGGAAGCGGAGAACCGCCTGGCCTTCTCGGCGCAGATGGCGGCGCTCGGCCGCTTCGTCGATGGCGGGCGCGGTCGGGTCCGGCGGACGATCCAGATCGTCGCGGGCGATTTCAACATGGGCCATTCGCCCGGCCGGCTGGCGCTGCTCGCCGGCTATATCCGCCACTGGAAGATGAAGCCCGCCGCGGCGATGGGGCGCGACAAATATGCCGCGCTGTGCCGCAGCGACGAAGCGAGTTGCCGCGGCGATCTCGCCATCGCCTCCAACGTACCGCTGATCCATTCGAACGACTGGCAATTCTACCCCAGCGACGAGACCCGGTTGCGACCGGCGGCGCGCGAAGTGCTGTTCACGCGCGATCCCAAGGGCGCCAAGATGCTGTCCGATCATATCGGCTTCAGCGTCGTCTATCGCTTCCAATAG
- a CDS encoding DUF1467 family protein, with amino-acid sequence MSFSSALAIYLLFWVMTGFVVLPFGVRTADEMGVEKVPGQADSAPANFRPGRVVLIVTLASAVAFGLFYANYVNGWVSAANFDFFS; translated from the coding sequence ATGTCGTTTTCGTCGGCGCTGGCGATCTACCTGCTGTTCTGGGTGATGACGGGCTTCGTCGTCCTCCCCTTCGGCGTCCGCACCGCAGACGAGATGGGCGTGGAGAAGGTGCCCGGCCAGGCCGACAGCGCCCCCGCGAACTTCCGGCCGGGGCGGGTGGTGCTGATCGTCACCCTCGCGTCCGCGGTGGCGTTCGGGCTGTTCTATGCGAACTATGTGAACGGCTGGGTGAGCGCCGCGAACTTCGACTTCTTCAGCTGA
- a CDS encoding ribonuclease J, which translates to MNVNLYGTQGKWVMVDLGLTFSDPGLPGVEIVLPDLEFIEERADDLLGIVLTHGHEDHIGAIPYLALDLGVPLYATPFTAGLIMGKLEEEGIADKIELNIIENEGSFQLGPFGFTYVPLAHSIPEGNALLIETPYGRIFHTGDWKLDEAPQLGTPSTVEELRAIGDKGILALVGDSTNVFNPEASGSEGAVREGLDAVIREAKGRVLVTTFASNAARLQTLGQVARDTGRTLCVAGRSLDRILKVAKSVGYLADFPRVVDFDEAMRLPRYEVMIVATGGQGEPRAALGRIAGDSHPIKLEAGDLVVFSSKQIPGNELAIGLIQNKLAAAGVLMITDRQAHVHVSGHPGRPELAAMYGWIRPEIVMPVHGEIRHMAEQARFALSQGVPKAVVQDNGKIVRLAPGEPAIVGHAPVGRLVLDGDVILPAGGATMNERRKLMLNGQISVAVAVNRAGRVVGDPQVRVQGVPVEEDREDFLADAADAARKAATDGGNSEDRLREAIRLAVRRVATQWTGKKPIVDVLLIRV; encoded by the coding sequence ATGAACGTCAATCTCTATGGCACGCAGGGCAAGTGGGTGATGGTCGATCTCGGCCTCACCTTCTCGGACCCCGGCCTGCCCGGCGTCGAGATCGTCCTGCCCGACCTCGAATTCATCGAGGAGCGTGCCGACGATCTGCTCGGCATCGTGCTGACGCACGGCCATGAGGATCATATCGGCGCCATCCCCTATCTCGCGCTCGATCTCGGCGTGCCGCTCTACGCGACGCCCTTCACCGCCGGGCTGATCATGGGCAAGCTCGAGGAAGAGGGGATCGCCGACAAGATCGAACTCAACATCATCGAGAATGAGGGCAGCTTCCAGCTCGGACCGTTCGGCTTCACCTATGTGCCGCTCGCCCATTCGATCCCCGAGGGCAATGCGCTGCTGATCGAAACCCCGTACGGCCGCATCTTCCACACCGGCGACTGGAAGCTGGACGAGGCGCCGCAGCTCGGCACCCCCTCCACCGTCGAGGAACTGCGCGCGATCGGCGACAAGGGCATCCTCGCGCTGGTCGGCGATTCCACCAATGTGTTCAACCCCGAAGCGTCGGGCTCAGAGGGCGCGGTGCGCGAAGGGCTGGATGCGGTGATCCGCGAGGCGAAGGGCCGGGTGCTCGTCACCACCTTCGCCTCCAATGCGGCGCGGCTGCAGACATTGGGGCAGGTCGCGCGCGACACCGGGCGCACATTGTGTGTCGCCGGCCGTTCGCTCGATCGCATCCTCAAGGTCGCCAAGTCGGTCGGCTATCTCGCCGATTTCCCGCGGGTCGTCGATTTCGACGAGGCGATGCGGCTGCCGCGCTACGAGGTGATGATCGTCGCCACCGGTGGGCAGGGAGAGCCGCGCGCGGCGCTCGGCCGCATCGCCGGCGACAGCCATCCGATCAAGCTGGAGGCGGGCGATCTCGTCGTCTTCTCGTCCAAGCAGATCCCCGGCAACGAGCTGGCGATCGGGCTGATCCAGAACAAGCTGGCGGCGGCGGGCGTGCTGATGATCACCGACCGGCAGGCGCATGTCCATGTCTCCGGCCATCCCGGTCGCCCCGAGCTGGCGGCGATGTATGGCTGGATCCGGCCCGAGATCGTGATGCCGGTGCATGGCGAGATCCGCCATATGGCCGAGCAGGCGCGCTTCGCGCTGTCGCAGGGCGTGCCCAAGGCGGTGGTGCAGGACAATGGCAAGATCGTCCGCCTCGCCCCCGGCGAGCCCGCGATCGTCGGCCACGCGCCGGTCGGCCGCCTGGTGCTGGATGGCGACGTGATCCTGCCCGCAGGCGGCGCGACCATGAACGAGCGCCGCAAGCTGATGCTCAATGGCCAGATCTCGGTCGCGGTCGCGGTCAATCGCGCCGGCCGGGTCGTCGGCGATCCGCAGGTGCGCGTGCAGGGCGTGCCGGTGGAGGAGGATCGCGAGGATTTTCTCGCCGATGCTGCCGATGCCGCGCGCAAGGCGGCGACCGATGGCGGCAACAGTGAGGATCGGCTGCGCGAGGCCATCCGCCTGGCGGTGCGCCGCGTCGCGACGCAGTGGACCGGCAAGAAGCCGATCGTCGACGTGCTGCTGATCAGGGTGTGA
- a CDS encoding type III pantothenate kinase: MLLAIDAGNTNVVFALVDGGDIRARWRIATDPRRTADEYAVWLHQLLELEGFRRADVDAVIVATVVPRALHNLQVLASKYFGTEALIAGRAPVEWGIALDVVEPQTVGADRVVNSIAAHARHPGDLIVVDFGTATTFDVVDYEGAYKGGIIAPGINLSLDALVAAAAKLPRIAIAAPETESVVGRTTEDQMLIGVYWGYIAMIEGLVARIKAEIGRPVTVVSTGGLASLFDQHTSVFDAIEPDLTIQGLAIMHARLAR; the protein is encoded by the coding sequence ATGCTGCTTGCGATCGACGCGGGGAACACCAACGTCGTCTTCGCGCTGGTCGATGGCGGCGACATCCGCGCGCGCTGGCGCATCGCCACCGATCCGCGCCGCACCGCCGACGAATATGCCGTCTGGTTGCACCAGCTTCTCGAACTCGAAGGCTTTCGCCGCGCCGATGTCGATGCGGTGATCGTCGCCACGGTGGTACCGCGGGCGCTGCACAACCTGCAGGTGCTCGCCTCCAAATATTTCGGCACCGAGGCGCTGATCGCGGGCCGCGCGCCGGTGGAATGGGGCATCGCGCTCGACGTGGTGGAGCCGCAGACGGTGGGCGCGGACCGCGTTGTGAACAGCATCGCGGCGCATGCCCGCCATCCCGGCGACCTGATCGTCGTCGATTTCGGCACCGCCACCACCTTCGACGTCGTCGATTACGAAGGCGCCTATAAGGGCGGCATCATCGCGCCGGGCATCAACCTGTCGCTCGATGCGCTCGTCGCCGCCGCGGCCAAGCTGCCCCGCATCGCCATCGCCGCCCCGGAAACCGAAAGCGTGGTCGGCCGCACGACCGAGGATCAGATGCTGATCGGCGTCTACTGGGGCTATATCGCGATGATCGAGGGCCTGGTGGCGCGGATCAAGGCGGAAATCGGCAGGCCGGTAACGGTGGTGTCGACCGGCGGGCTTGCGTCGCTGTTCGATCAGCATACATCGGTGTTTGACGCGATCGAGCCCGACCTCACCATCCAGGGGCTCGCCATCATGCATGCGAGGCTGGCTCGCTGA
- a CDS encoding biotin--[acetyl-CoA-carboxylase] ligase yields the protein MITLIDTVESTASTNHDMVIRAADGAPEGHWLRAVTQTAGRGRLGRDWASPPGNLYASTVVRPLAGDPTAATLAMVAAVALDDAVAVWLPGRVMLKWPNDLLIDGAKLSGILLERSGNAVIVGIGVNLAHHPEGLGRAVTSIAAIGGVAPDPAIFLETLAESFARWLGRWRGEGLAPVRDRWLQRAHPIGTALSARLPGSIVHDGLFEGLDAEGALRLRLRDGRVETIHAADIFML from the coding sequence ATGATCACCCTGATCGACACGGTCGAGAGCACCGCCTCGACCAACCACGACATGGTCATCCGCGCCGCCGACGGCGCGCCGGAAGGCCATTGGCTGCGGGCCGTGACGCAGACCGCCGGCCGTGGCCGGCTGGGGCGCGACTGGGCCTCCCCGCCGGGCAATCTCTACGCCAGCACCGTCGTTCGCCCGCTCGCCGGCGATCCGACCGCAGCGACCCTGGCGATGGTCGCCGCGGTCGCGCTCGACGATGCGGTCGCCGTCTGGCTGCCGGGCCGCGTCATGCTCAAATGGCCCAACGACCTGCTGATCGATGGCGCCAAGCTTTCTGGTATCCTTCTCGAACGCAGCGGCAATGCCGTGATCGTCGGCATCGGCGTCAACCTCGCGCATCATCCCGAGGGCCTCGGCCGCGCCGTCACCAGCATCGCCGCGATCGGCGGCGTCGCGCCCGACCCGGCGATCTTTCTCGAAACCCTCGCCGAAAGCTTCGCGCGCTGGCTCGGCCGCTGGCGCGGCGAGGGGCTCGCGCCGGTGCGCGATCGCTGGCTGCAGCGCGCCCATCCCATCGGCACCGCGCTTTCCGCGCGCCTGCCCGGCAGCATCGTCCATGATGGGTTGTTCGAGGGATTGGACGCGGAGGGGGCGCTGCGGCTAAGGCTGCGCGACGGCCGGGTGGAGACGATCCACGCCGCCGACATCTTCATGCTGTAA